One part of the Chthoniobacterales bacterium genome encodes these proteins:
- a CDS encoding DUF5985 family protein, whose product MTLHSFLALQVTTVTPDFLSGAIAMACLVVAAFFLRFWQKTRDRLFLFFSMAFLLLMLERILRSFCQMGNELAPFVYSVRLVAFLLLIIAIIDKNRRA is encoded by the coding sequence ATGACGCTCCACTCCTTTCTCGCGCTCCAGGTGACGACCGTTACGCCGGACTTTCTGTCGGGTGCCATCGCGATGGCCTGCCTGGTGGTGGCGGCGTTTTTTCTGCGCTTCTGGCAGAAGACGCGCGACCGGCTGTTTCTTTTTTTCAGCATGGCGTTTCTGCTGCTCATGCTGGAGCGGATTTTGCGGTCGTTTTGCCAGATGGGAAACGAACTCGCGCCCTTCGTTTACTCGGTGCGCCTGGTGGCGTTTCTCCTGCTCATCATCGCGATCATCGATAAGAACCGCCGCGCCTGA
- a CDS encoding esterase-like activity of phytase family protein, producing MNPLSFILAVLFFGFLTSEAQTLKLLGRAVLPHKMPVGKTLLGGLSGISYDPTSKALWAVSDDSSYAGGAPRIYQISLQLGDTLQPQIVRALILLDETGQPFSVADCEGIACTGRDSVWVSSEGRAGAKGAPPWIKLFSLKTGRVIRTLPLPAVYLPTDETGKSVPVGSSAQTRGILSNRAMESCSLSPDHLTLYTANESSLLQEKAPGENSEGGASVFNPTQVRISALDAKTGRCLAQKLYISDMGCFFGSISDVSPLDKQGNLLVLERRIIRTTLGTGCTGIRLYRVNLAEESAADLRDIPNVRTQPATSLTKTLVYDSRKEGIDDLDNIEGVALMPLPGGRTGVVMVSDDNFGDDQQTQILLYELTFH from the coding sequence TTGAATCCGCTCTCGTTCATTCTCGCCGTCCTCTTTTTCGGGTTCCTCACGAGCGAGGCACAAACGCTCAAGCTCCTCGGACGCGCCGTTTTGCCGCACAAAATGCCCGTCGGCAAAACCCTCCTCGGCGGCCTCTCCGGCATTTCCTACGATCCGACTTCCAAAGCACTCTGGGCCGTCTCCGACGATTCCTCCTACGCCGGCGGTGCTCCCCGGATTTACCAGATTTCACTCCAACTCGGCGACACCTTGCAGCCGCAAATCGTGCGCGCGCTCATCCTGCTCGATGAAACCGGCCAGCCGTTCTCCGTCGCCGATTGCGAGGGCATCGCCTGCACCGGGCGCGACTCCGTCTGGGTGAGCAGCGAAGGCCGGGCCGGGGCCAAAGGTGCGCCGCCTTGGATCAAGCTTTTCTCGCTGAAAACCGGACGCGTCATCCGCACGCTGCCGCTCCCTGCGGTCTATCTGCCCACCGATGAAACGGGAAAGTCCGTGCCCGTCGGCAGCTCCGCGCAAACCCGTGGCATTCTCTCCAATCGCGCCATGGAATCCTGCTCGCTCTCGCCGGATCATCTCACCCTTTACACGGCCAACGAAAGCTCGCTTCTCCAGGAAAAAGCTCCCGGCGAAAACAGCGAGGGCGGCGCCAGTGTTTTCAATCCGACTCAGGTTCGTATCAGCGCCCTCGACGCCAAGACCGGACGCTGTCTTGCGCAGAAACTTTACATCTCCGACATGGGCTGTTTCTTCGGCTCCATCTCCGATGTTAGTCCGCTCGACAAGCAGGGAAATTTGCTGGTGTTAGAACGCCGCATCATCCGCACCACCCTCGGCACCGGCTGCACTGGAATCCGTCTTTATCGCGTGAATCTCGCTGAGGAATCCGCAGCCGATCTGCGCGACATTCCCAATGTTAGAACCCAGCCCGCCACCAGCCTCACCAAGACGCTCGTCTATGATTCGCGTAAGGAAGGCATCGACGACTTGGACAACATCGAGGGCGTCGCTCTGATGCCACTCCCAGGCGGACGCACCGGAGTCGTGATGGTCAGCGACGACAACTTCGGAGACGATCAGCAAACCCAGATTCTTCTCTACGAACTAACATTCCACTAA
- a CDS encoding cation:proton antiporter, which translates to MHATLLQDLAVVMVVAAFVTVLFRRLKQPVVLGYILAGLIVGPHTPPFPLIQDRATIETLSELGVVFLMFALGLEFSLRKLKKVGMTALIAASLEILVMVLAGYELGRFFGWSLMNSVFLGAILSISSTTIIIKALEELGKTREHFAQLILGILIVEDILAIVMIALLSGFATTGSLAPGDIAITMLRLSAFLGTLLVLGLIIVPRLLDYVARFKSNEMLLITVLGLCFGVSLIAVKLGYSVALGAFLIGAIIAEARQIVRIENLMHPIRDMFSAVFFVSIGLLIDPALLVKYIVPILVISVVVIVGKVLACSFGSFIAGNDRRSSLQVGMGLAQIGEFSFIIATLGLTLRVTSDFLYPIAVAVSVLTTLATPYLVKSSDAVAQLMERILPRPLLDSLDTYTRWVGQRSGGTDSPAVRLLRRWAWQIGINLLLVTAIFLGAVYLRPKVFVRWPDVPGGIEGLKAFLWLGAMLLALPLFIAVIRKLQAAAMLISEITVHRDAAGERTEALRAIIVSVVMIAGSLALILIVLLLSSTILPSWKMLIALGLLLVAAFILLRRPFIRLYAGAQFALQTTLSQPEVARQAAPLPPLLSEASLRTVSIPTGSPAIGKLIAELQIRSQTGASIVGIERENGSVLNPGPDEELHPGDRLIFLGHPHQLAAAEGLIAPIAI; encoded by the coding sequence ATGCACGCCACCTTGTTGCAAGATCTGGCCGTGGTCATGGTCGTTGCGGCTTTTGTCACCGTCCTTTTCCGCCGCCTGAAGCAGCCCGTTGTCCTCGGTTACATTCTAGCCGGGCTCATCGTCGGACCGCACACGCCTCCGTTTCCACTCATTCAGGATCGGGCCACCATTGAGACGCTCTCCGAGCTGGGCGTGGTCTTTCTGATGTTCGCCCTCGGGCTGGAGTTCAGTCTGCGTAAACTCAAGAAAGTCGGCATGACCGCCCTCATTGCGGCCTCGCTGGAAATCCTCGTGATGGTTCTCGCCGGCTACGAACTCGGCCGGTTCTTCGGCTGGAGCCTGATGAACAGCGTCTTCCTGGGCGCGATTCTCTCCATTTCCTCGACCACGATCATCATCAAGGCCCTCGAGGAACTCGGCAAAACTCGTGAGCATTTTGCGCAGCTCATCCTCGGCATTCTCATCGTCGAGGACATCCTCGCCATCGTCATGATCGCGCTCCTTTCCGGCTTTGCGACGACCGGCTCGCTGGCTCCGGGCGACATCGCGATCACGATGCTGCGGCTGAGCGCGTTTCTGGGAACGCTCCTCGTCCTCGGGTTGATCATCGTCCCGCGATTGCTCGATTATGTCGCGCGTTTCAAGAGCAACGAAATGCTTCTCATCACCGTGCTCGGCCTCTGTTTTGGCGTCTCGCTGATTGCAGTCAAACTCGGCTACAGCGTCGCGCTCGGGGCGTTCTTGATCGGCGCGATCATCGCCGAGGCGCGGCAAATCGTCCGCATCGAGAACCTCATGCACCCGATCCGCGACATGTTTAGCGCGGTCTTTTTCGTTTCCATCGGACTCCTCATCGACCCTGCGCTGCTGGTGAAATACATCGTGCCGATCCTCGTCATTTCCGTCGTCGTGATTGTGGGAAAAGTGCTCGCCTGCTCCTTCGGCAGCTTCATCGCGGGCAACGACCGACGCTCCTCCCTCCAGGTCGGCATGGGACTCGCCCAGATCGGGGAGTTTTCCTTCATCATCGCCACGCTCGGGCTCACGCTCCGGGTCACGAGCGATTTTCTTTACCCGATCGCCGTCGCCGTCTCCGTGCTCACCACGCTGGCCACGCCGTATCTCGTAAAAAGCTCCGACGCCGTCGCGCAACTCATGGAGCGCATTCTGCCTCGGCCCTTGCTCGATTCCCTCGATACTTACACGCGCTGGGTCGGCCAGCGCAGCGGTGGAACGGACTCGCCCGCCGTTCGCCTTCTGCGCCGCTGGGCCTGGCAGATCGGGATCAATCTCCTGCTCGTCACCGCCATCTTTCTCGGAGCCGTTTACCTGCGGCCCAAGGTGTTTGTGCGCTGGCCTGACGTGCCCGGCGGCATCGAGGGATTGAAAGCCTTTCTCTGGCTCGGCGCCATGCTGCTCGCGCTCCCGCTTTTCATCGCCGTCATTCGTAAACTCCAGGCCGCGGCCATGCTCATCAGCGAGATCACCGTCCATCGCGATGCCGCCGGGGAACGCACCGAGGCGTTGCGCGCGATCATCGTGAGCGTTGTAATGATCGCCGGCAGCCTCGCTTTGATCCTGATCGTGCTCCTTCTCAGCTCGACGATTTTACCCTCTTGGAAAATGCTGATCGCGCTCGGCCTGCTGCTCGTCGCCGCCTTCATTCTCCTGCGCCGCCCGTTCATCCGCCTCTACGCCGGTGCGCAATTTGCCCTTCAGACCACCCTTTCCCAACCCGAAGTCGCGCGTCAGGCCGCCCCGCTGCCGCCACTCCTCAGCGAGGCCAGCCTGCGCACCGTTTCCATTCCCACGGGCTCGCCAGCCATCGGGAAACTGATTGCCGAACTCCAGATTCGCAGTCAGACCGGGGCGAGCATCGTCGGCATCGAACGCGAAAATGGCAGCGTGCTCAACCCCGGTCCCGACGAGGAATTGCACCCCGGCGACCGCCTCATTTTTCTCGGTCATCCGCACCAGCTCGCCGCCGCCGAGGGGCTCATCGCGCCAATTGCGATCTAA
- a CDS encoding LptF/LptG family permease produces MKLLHRYVVRQVLVTFLIAVTVLSGIFILGSIMTKVLDLLVNHDFPLIFVARFIAYIVPFSLMYTIPWAFLTTVLLVYGRLSAENELIAMRACGVSLASICAPVVGTALLLSFFCFWINTTVAPRAQQQMKETLKDVATSDPLSLFGSDRIIDQFPGRKIYVGQKDGTKLHNIQVYEIDDTNKPVRVVSAREGSLELDLAQQRVLMRLNNAIYEERDQTDPNNIHKIRQGITMEEGVLPISLAQLYEQNQKRRGLTTLTLDELKTALDGPNTVERQSATLTELNKRYSLSLGCFALALVGIPLGITTHRRETSIGFALSLAVAVTYFIFIMIADNSRNNPALYPQWLIWSPNFIFITLGTWLCARMARN; encoded by the coding sequence ACGGTCCTCAGCGGCATCTTTATCCTCGGCTCGATCATGACCAAGGTGCTTGATTTATTGGTCAATCACGACTTTCCGCTCATCTTCGTCGCGCGTTTCATCGCCTACATCGTGCCGTTTTCGCTGATGTACACCATCCCGTGGGCGTTCCTGACGACCGTCCTGCTCGTCTATGGACGGCTCTCGGCGGAGAACGAACTCATCGCCATGCGCGCCTGCGGAGTGAGCCTCGCCAGCATCTGCGCGCCGGTCGTCGGCACGGCGTTGCTGCTCTCGTTTTTCTGTTTCTGGATCAATACCACCGTCGCCCCGCGCGCCCAGCAGCAGATGAAGGAAACGCTGAAAGACGTGGCCACCAGCGACCCGCTGTCCCTCTTCGGCAGCGACCGGATTATCGACCAGTTTCCCGGACGCAAAATCTACGTCGGCCAGAAGGACGGCACGAAACTGCACAACATCCAGGTCTATGAGATCGACGACACCAACAAGCCCGTCCGCGTCGTTTCCGCCCGCGAGGGCAGCCTCGAACTCGACCTCGCCCAGCAGCGCGTGCTCATGCGGCTGAACAACGCCATCTACGAGGAACGCGACCAGACCGACCCCAATAACATTCACAAAATCCGCCAGGGCATCACCATGGAAGAGGGCGTGCTGCCCATTTCCCTCGCCCAACTTTACGAGCAAAACCAAAAGCGCCGCGGCCTCACCACCCTCACCCTCGACGAACTCAAGACCGCCCTCGACGGCCCCAACACTGTCGAGCGCCAGAGTGCCACCCTCACCGAGCTGAACAAACGCTACTCGCTCTCCCTCGGCTGCTTCGCCCTCGCCCTCGTCGGCATCCCGCTCGGCATCACCACCCACCGGCGCGAGACCTCCATCGGATTCGCCCTCAGCCTCGCCGTGGCGGTGACGTATTTCATCTTCATCATGATCGCCGACAACTCCCGCAACAACCCGGCGCTCTACCCCCAATGGCTCATCTGGTCGCCGAATTTCATCTTCATCACCCTCGGCACCTGGCTCTGCGCAAGAATGGCGCGGAATTAG
- a CDS encoding DUF5985 family protein has translation MGPAVYILSTLSCILISALLLRGYLASRRRLLFWSMLCFGILAIANCLLVLDFLIFPNVDLGSYRSVVTLVALVVLLYGLVFESE, from the coding sequence ATGGGACCCGCCGTTTACATTCTCAGCACCTTGAGTTGCATCCTGATCTCCGCGCTTCTCCTGCGAGGCTACCTGGCCTCGCGACGTCGTTTGCTCTTCTGGAGCATGCTCTGCTTTGGCATCCTCGCCATCGCCAACTGCCTGCTCGTGCTCGATTTTCTGATTTTTCCCAACGTGGATCTGGGCTCGTACCGGAGTGTGGTTACTCTGGTCGCGCTCGTCGTCCTGCTTTACGGGCTGGTCTTTGAATCCGAATAA
- a CDS encoding DUF3072 domain-containing protein, with the protein MDEPQEEFISSEPPSATHPNPEKDPDDWTTGDEPMTGPQMSYLKTLSQEAGEEFDETLTKANASKRIEELQHKTGRGQKE; encoded by the coding sequence ATGGACGAGCCGCAGGAGGAATTTATCTCGTCCGAGCCGCCGTCCGCCACGCATCCCAATCCGGAGAAAGATCCCGACGATTGGACCACGGGCGACGAGCCGATGACCGGACCCCAAATGTCCTATCTGAAAACCCTTTCCCAGGAAGCGGGGGAGGAGTTTGACGAGACTCTCACCAAAGCCAACGCCTCCAAACGGATCGAGGAGCTTCAGCACAAAACCGGTCGCGGCCAGAAGGAATGA
- a CDS encoding DUF2934 domain-containing protein has translation MNSPKSKKSSSPSEIAGSIGSAVGGIVGAAAGTIASGVAQIASQVMPKGGLAENVPSEVAVSASVTMPPTDEEIGRRAYEIYLSEGCPEGRSHEHWLQAERELSQASGS, from the coding sequence ATGAACTCCCCCAAATCTAAAAAATCCAGTTCACCCTCCGAAATCGCTGGCTCCATCGGCAGCGCCGTCGGTGGAATCGTTGGCGCTGCAGCCGGAACCATCGCCAGCGGCGTCGCCCAGATCGCCAGCCAGGTGATGCCCAAAGGCGGTCTCGCCGAAAACGTGCCCAGCGAAGTCGCCGTCAGCGCCTCCGTCACGATGCCTCCGACAGACGAGGAAATCGGCCGCCGCGCCTACGAAATTTATCTTTCGGAAGGCTGCCCCGAAGGCCGTTCGCACGAGCATTGGCTGCAGGCCGAGCGCGAGTTGAGCCAGGCTTCCGGCTCATAA
- the hemL gene encoding glutamate-1-semialdehyde 2,1-aminomutase, translated as MTSAESFAAAKRIIPGGVNSPVRAFRGVGGEPFFVERALGSHIWDVDGNELIDYVGTWGPAILGHAPKVVLDAIVSTAQRGVSFGIPNPLEIEMAETIIRFVPSIEKVRMVNSGTEATMSCIRLARGFTGRNKLVKFEGCYHGHVDSLLVKAGSGALTLGQPDSAGIPAELAALTITLPFNDPDALKAVFAREGREIAAIIVEPVPANAGLYLSKPGYLELLRQLCDESGSILIFDEVMTGFRLAKGGAQEIYGITPDLTALGKVIGGGLPVGAFGGRADIMDFLAPDGPVYQAGTLSGNPLAMAAGLAQLRELERRNGWAELEKIGVAFESGVREALSVANKKFTFQRLGSMFCLYFTDQPVDNLAMAQRSDRAAFARYFHACLKSGVYFAPSQFEAGFLSLAHTAEDLEKTAEVTAAALRA; from the coding sequence ATGACTTCCGCCGAATCCTTCGCTGCCGCCAAACGTATCATTCCCGGAGGCGTGAACTCACCCGTGCGTGCCTTTCGCGGAGTTGGCGGCGAACCTTTTTTCGTCGAGCGCGCCCTCGGTTCCCACATCTGGGACGTCGATGGAAATGAACTCATCGACTACGTGGGAACTTGGGGCCCGGCGATATTAGGACACGCGCCGAAGGTCGTGCTGGATGCGATTGTTAGCACGGCACAGCGCGGCGTTAGTTTTGGCATTCCCAACCCACTCGAAATCGAAATGGCGGAGACAATCATCCGCTTCGTTCCTAGCATTGAAAAAGTCCGCATGGTCAACAGCGGAACGGAAGCCACGATGTCCTGCATCCGGCTCGCACGCGGATTCACCGGACGCAACAAGCTGGTGAAATTCGAGGGTTGCTACCATGGCCACGTCGATTCGTTGTTAGTCAAGGCCGGCAGCGGCGCACTCACCCTCGGCCAGCCCGACAGCGCGGGCATTCCCGCGGAACTCGCCGCGCTCACCATCACGCTGCCCTTCAACGACCCTGACGCGCTCAAGGCCGTCTTCGCCCGTGAAGGCCGCGAGATCGCTGCCATTATTGTCGAACCCGTGCCCGCCAACGCCGGACTTTACCTGTCGAAACCCGGCTACCTCGAACTCCTTCGCCAGCTTTGCGACGAGTCGGGTTCCATTCTCATCTTCGACGAAGTGATGACCGGATTCCGCCTCGCGAAAGGCGGCGCGCAGGAAATTTACGGCATCACGCCCGACCTCACCGCGCTGGGGAAAGTCATCGGCGGCGGACTCCCCGTGGGCGCTTTTGGCGGTCGCGCCGACATCATGGATTTCCTCGCGCCCGACGGCCCGGTGTATCAGGCCGGCACGCTTTCCGGCAACCCGCTCGCCATGGCCGCCGGTCTCGCCCAACTCCGCGAACTCGAACGCCGCAATGGCTGGGCCGAGTTGGAAAAGATCGGAGTCGCATTCGAATCTGGCGTCCGCGAAGCCCTCTCCGTTGCTAATAAAAAGTTCACCTTCCAACGCCTCGGCTCGATGTTTTGCCTCTATTTTACAGACCAGCCCGTGGACAACCTCGCCATGGCCCAGCGCTCCGACCGCGCCGCCTTTGCTCGCTACTTCCACGCCTGCCTAAAGTCCGGCGTCTATTTCGCCCCGAGTCAATTCGAAGCCGGCTTCCTCTCCCTCGCCCACACCGCGGAGGATCTGGAAAAAACCGCCGAGGTCACGGCAGCGGCCTTGCGAGCGTGA